A single region of the Pontimicrobium sp. SW4 genome encodes:
- the lspA gene encoding signal peptidase II has product MNISRNTSIILLVIANIAADQISKFWVKAVVEPRSSTPIIGDYLTLRNVENKGAFLGMGSDLSDPLRIILLLILPAAVLLFVLYYVFKEKQMDRLSLIGFSCVVGGGIANVFDRFAYGRVTDFLFIDLGFVSTGIFNIADLSVTTGMILILWSSLKQRKKDKVKT; this is encoded by the coding sequence ATGAATATATCTCGCAACACATCTATAATTCTATTGGTTATTGCAAATATTGCAGCAGACCAAATTTCAAAATTTTGGGTAAAAGCTGTGGTAGAACCTCGTAGTAGTACACCAATAATTGGTGACTATCTTACATTAAGAAATGTTGAAAATAAAGGTGCTTTTTTAGGAATGGGTAGTGATTTGAGCGACCCCTTAAGAATAATTCTATTACTAATATTACCAGCAGCTGTTCTTTTATTTGTACTTTATTATGTGTTTAAAGAAAAGCAAATGGATAGGTTGTCATTAATTGGCTTTTCGTGTGTTGTTGGTGGTGGGATTGCTAACGTTTTTGATAGGTTTGCTTACGGTAGAGTAACCGATTTTCTATTCATAGACCTAGGTTTTGTAAGTACTGGTATTTTTAATATTGCAGATTTATCTGTAACTACTGGAATGATATTAATACTTTGGTCTAGTTTAAAACAACGAAAAAAAGACAAAGTAAAGACATAA
- a CDS encoding amidohydrolase family protein, which translates to MKKLLFLLTILLSFSITAQNTYLHCGKLIDTKTGKVLKNKTLVISGKKIESVLDGFVNPERNDDVVVDLKTKTVMPGLIDMHVHIEGESSPSRYMDTFTKNDADVAFGSLKYAKKTLMAGFTTIRDLGGSGVNISLRNAINSGEVKGPRIFTAGKAIGTTGGHADPTNGLRKDLMGNPGPKEGVVNSVDDAKKAVRQRYKDGADNIKITATGGVLSMAKNGQNPQFTLEEIQAICQTAKDYGMIIAAHAHGDEGMQRAVIGGVTTIEHGTLMSEETMDLMIKHGTYYVPTIIAGKKVVEKAKIEGYFPAIIVPKALEIGPKIQATFGKAYKKGVKIAFGTDAGVFNHGENGEEFGYMVEAGMSEIEAIQSATITNAKVLGMGNELGQISEGFLADIIATDDDPTKNIKTMTNIVFVMKEGKIYKK; encoded by the coding sequence ATGAAAAAATTACTTTTTCTACTTACCATATTGCTATCATTTAGTATTACTGCCCAAAACACCTATTTACATTGTGGAAAATTAATTGATACTAAAACTGGAAAAGTTTTAAAAAATAAAACTTTAGTAATATCTGGTAAAAAAATTGAATCTGTTTTAGACGGATTTGTAAATCCTGAAAGAAATGATGATGTGGTCGTTGATCTAAAAACAAAAACTGTTATGCCAGGACTTATAGATATGCACGTGCATATTGAAGGTGAATCCAGTCCAAGCAGGTATATGGATACATTTACTAAAAATGATGCTGATGTTGCTTTTGGATCTTTAAAATACGCTAAAAAAACACTTATGGCTGGTTTTACTACCATTAGAGATTTGGGCGGAAGTGGCGTTAATATTTCATTGCGCAACGCTATTAATAGCGGTGAAGTTAAAGGTCCAAGAATTTTTACAGCTGGGAAAGCTATTGGTACAACAGGAGGACATGCCGACCCAACTAATGGACTACGTAAAGACCTTATGGGAAATCCAGGACCAAAAGAAGGAGTTGTTAACAGTGTTGATGATGCTAAAAAAGCGGTAAGACAACGCTATAAAGATGGTGCCGATAATATTAAAATCACTGCTACAGGTGGTGTTTTGAGTATGGCTAAAAATGGACAAAACCCACAGTTTACCTTAGAAGAAATACAAGCTATCTGTCAAACAGCAAAAGATTATGGAATGATTATCGCTGCTCACGCCCATGGAGATGAAGGTATGCAACGCGCAGTAATTGGAGGTGTTACGACGATAGAACATGGAACTTTAATGAGTGAAGAAACCATGGATTTAATGATAAAACACGGGACGTATTATGTACCAACTATTATTGCTGGTAAAAAAGTAGTTGAGAAGGCAAAAATTGAAGGATATTTTCCAGCGATTATTGTCCCTAAAGCTTTAGAAATTGGACCAAAAATCCAAGCAACTTTTGGTAAAGCTTATAAAAAAGGTGTTAAAATTGCTTTTGGTACAGACGCAGGAGTTTTTAATCATGGAGAGAATGGAGAAGAATTTGGTTATATGGTTGAAGCTGGAATGTCTGAAATAGAAGCCATTCAATCAGCAACTATTACAAACGCTAAAGTATTAGGAATGGGTAATGAACTTGGACAAATATCAGAAGGTTTTTTAGCAGATATCATTGCTACGGATGATGATCCAACTAAAAACATAAAGACTATGACTAACATAGTTTTTGTTATGAAAGAAGGTAAAATTTATAAAAAATAA
- the galE gene encoding UDP-glucose 4-epimerase GalE has product MAKILVTGGLGFIGSHTVVELQNEGFEVIIIDDLSNSSEDVLDRIASITGIKPFFEKLDLKEKPKVQSFFKKHSDIQGVIHFAASKAVGESVEKPLLYYENNINTLVYVLQEIQQLETANFIFSSSCTVYGQADVMPITEDALVKKAESPYGNTKQIGEEIIQDVCKINNEFNGIALRYFNPIGAHKSAKIGELPIGVPQNLVPFITQTAIGLREQLSVFGDDYPTHDGTCIRDYIHVVDLAKAHVVALQRLLNAKNTSNFETFNIGTGKGSSVLDVIKSFERVSGQKLNYIMTDRRAGDIIEAYANTKKANTVLGWKAHSSLDDALASAWKWEQNIRKNP; this is encoded by the coding sequence ATGGCTAAAATACTTGTAACAGGAGGTTTAGGGTTTATTGGGTCACACACAGTTGTAGAGCTTCAAAATGAGGGTTTTGAAGTAATTATTATTGATGATTTATCAAATTCTTCGGAAGATGTTTTAGATAGAATTGCTTCAATAACAGGCATAAAACCTTTTTTTGAAAAACTTGACTTAAAAGAAAAGCCTAAAGTTCAATCTTTTTTTAAAAAGCATAGCGATATACAAGGAGTTATTCATTTTGCAGCAAGTAAGGCAGTTGGCGAAAGTGTTGAAAAACCACTTTTATACTATGAGAACAATATAAATACCTTGGTTTACGTACTTCAAGAAATACAACAACTTGAAACTGCTAACTTTATTTTCAGCTCCTCTTGCACAGTTTATGGACAAGCAGATGTTATGCCAATAACCGAAGACGCTCTAGTAAAAAAAGCTGAATCGCCTTATGGGAACACTAAACAAATAGGTGAGGAGATTATTCAAGATGTGTGCAAAATTAATAACGAGTTTAACGGCATCGCTTTACGTTATTTTAATCCAATTGGTGCGCATAAAAGTGCTAAAATTGGTGAATTACCAATTGGAGTTCCGCAAAATTTAGTGCCATTCATTACGCAAACTGCTATTGGATTAAGAGAACAATTGTCTGTTTTTGGAGATGATTATCCAACACATGATGGTACTTGTATAAGAGATTATATTCACGTAGTAGATTTAGCAAAAGCGCATGTAGTTGCATTGCAACGTTTGTTAAATGCGAAAAACACTTCAAATTTTGAAACTTTTAATATCGGGACTGGAAAAGGGAGCAGTGTATTAGATGTTATTAAATCATTTGAAAGAGTTTCTGGACAAAAGCTTAATTATATAATGACCGATAGAAGAGCAGGCGATATTATAGAGGCATATGCTAATACCAAAAAAGCCAATACTGTTTTAGGCTGGAAAGCACATTCTAGTTTAGATGATGCATTAGCTTCTGCTTGGAAGTGGGAGCAAAACATTCGAAAAAATCCCTAA
- a CDS encoding DegT/DnrJ/EryC1/StrS family aminotransferase, which yields MKKIQMVDLKGQYEEIKETVNSSVLEVIDSTAFINGPKVHEFQKNLEDYLSVKHVIPCANGTDALQIAMMGLGLKAGDEVITADFTFAATVEVIALLGLTPVLVDVEPKTFNIDIDAIKKAITPNTKAIVPVHLFGQCANMDAIMDIAKEHGLYVIEDNAQAIGATYTSSNGTKQKAGTIGHVASTSFFPSKNLGCYGDGGAIFTNDDDLAHIIRGIVNHGMYRRYYHDVVGVNSRLDSIQAAILNTKLPKLDVYNERRKNAAKKYDEAFKNIENIIIPFRDGDNDNHVFHQYTLKITNGKRDALVEHLNNNGIPCGVYYPVPLHSQKAYQDSRYKEEDFPVTNQLIKEVISLPMHTELDDDQIAFITSTIIDFING from the coding sequence ATGAAAAAAATACAAATGGTAGACCTTAAAGGTCAGTATGAAGAAATTAAAGAGACCGTTAATTCTTCTGTATTAGAAGTTATAGATTCTACAGCTTTTATTAATGGGCCTAAGGTTCATGAATTTCAAAAAAACTTAGAAGATTATTTAAGTGTAAAACATGTTATTCCTTGTGCAAATGGTACAGATGCGTTACAAATAGCCATGATGGGATTAGGGTTAAAAGCAGGAGATGAGGTTATTACTGCGGACTTTACCTTTGCTGCTACTGTAGAGGTTATTGCATTATTAGGTTTAACTCCAGTTTTGGTTGATGTTGAACCAAAGACCTTTAATATTGATATTGACGCCATAAAAAAAGCCATTACACCTAATACTAAAGCTATTGTTCCTGTACATTTATTTGGACAATGCGCAAATATGGATGCCATTATGGATATAGCCAAAGAGCATGGTTTATATGTCATTGAAGATAATGCGCAAGCTATTGGAGCGACATATACATCGTCTAATGGAACAAAGCAAAAAGCAGGAACTATTGGTCATGTGGCTTCTACATCATTTTTCCCCTCTAAAAACTTGGGATGTTATGGTGATGGTGGTGCCATTTTTACAAATGATGATGATTTAGCTCATATAATTAGAGGTATTGTAAATCATGGAATGTATAGACGCTATTATCATGATGTGGTTGGTGTAAACTCTAGATTAGACTCTATTCAAGCAGCTATTTTAAATACAAAACTTCCAAAATTAGACGTATACAATGAACGTCGAAAAAATGCAGCTAAAAAATATGATGAAGCTTTTAAGAATATTGAAAACATTATAATACCATTTAGAGATGGGGATAATGATAATCATGTGTTTCATCAATACACTTTAAAAATAACGAATGGTAAACGAGATGCTCTTGTAGAGCATTTAAACAACAACGGAATTCCTTGTGGTGTCTATTATCCTGTGCCATTACATAGCCAAAAAGCATATCAAGATTCAAGATATAAAGAAGAAGATTTTCCTGTAACTAATCAGCTTATAAAGGAAGTGATTTCATTGCCAATGCATACAGAGTTAGATGACGACCAAATTGCATTTATAACTAGTACTATAATTGATTTTATAAATGGCTAA
- a CDS encoding glycosyltransferase N-terminal domain-containing protein encodes MKRLYNILTHIAAFHIKIAAIFNNKLKLGVQGRDETFSVLKNKISDKDQVIWFHCASLGEYEQGLPVFEEIRASQPNHKIVLSFFSPSGFEIRKNSPIADCVVYLPLDTKQNAKQFLDLIQPELIVFVKYEIWPNYLLEINKRQIHAILISALFRKNQSFFKASGKWMQEALFAFKHIFVQNETSKKLLNTIGYHEVTVSGDTRFDRVSNQLKINNKLHFIETFKQNKLCIVAGSTWPEDEALFINSINNDSSNTKYIIAPHNIKSGQISSLKNKLNKLAILYSEKDSVDLTKAKVFIIDTIGILSKIYSYSDIAYVGGAMGSTGLHNTLEPAVFGVPIIIGGNHEKFPEAKAMIDNKGMFSIENQTEFDSILNRLIKNDDLRIKSGEFNANYISKNKGAVAQILTYLNKR; translated from the coding sequence TTGAAAAGACTTTACAACATATTAACTCATATTGCCGCATTTCATATAAAAATAGCCGCCATTTTTAATAATAAACTAAAACTTGGTGTACAAGGCAGAGATGAGACTTTTTCTGTCTTAAAAAATAAAATTAGTGATAAAGACCAAGTTATTTGGTTTCATTGTGCTTCGCTTGGTGAATACGAACAAGGACTTCCTGTTTTTGAAGAAATTAGAGCTTCACAGCCTAACCATAAAATTGTACTTTCCTTTTTCTCGCCTTCTGGTTTTGAAATACGAAAAAACTCACCTATTGCAGATTGTGTCGTGTATTTACCCTTAGACACAAAGCAAAATGCTAAACAATTTCTTGATTTGATACAACCTGAATTAATCGTTTTTGTGAAATATGAGATTTGGCCAAATTACCTTCTAGAAATCAATAAGCGACAAATTCATGCTATTTTAATTTCTGCGTTATTTAGAAAAAATCAGAGTTTTTTCAAAGCTTCTGGAAAGTGGATGCAAGAAGCATTATTTGCTTTTAAACATATTTTTGTTCAGAATGAAACATCAAAAAAACTTTTAAATACTATTGGTTATCATGAGGTTACTGTTTCTGGTGACACTAGGTTTGATCGGGTTTCAAATCAATTAAAAATCAACAATAAATTGCACTTTATTGAAACTTTCAAACAAAATAAACTTTGCATTGTAGCTGGTAGCACTTGGCCAGAAGATGAAGCTTTATTTATTAACTCTATTAATAATGATAGTTCAAACACTAAATACATTATTGCACCTCACAATATTAAGAGTGGTCAAATTTCAAGTTTAAAAAACAAACTAAATAAACTAGCCATACTCTATTCTGAAAAAGACTCCGTTGATTTAACCAAAGCTAAAGTCTTTATAATTGATACTATTGGTATTTTATCGAAAATATATAGTTATAGTGATATCGCTTATGTTGGTGGTGCTATGGGTTCAACAGGATTGCATAACACCTTAGAACCTGCTGTTTTTGGCGTGCCCATTATTATTGGAGGAAACCATGAGAAATTTCCAGAGGCTAAAGCTATGATTGATAATAAAGGCATGTTCAGTATTGAAAACCAAACTGAATTTGATTCTATTTTAAATCGATTAATTAAAAATGATGATTTAAGAATCAAATCTGGTGAGTTTAATGCTAACTATATTTCTAAAAACAAAGGCGCAGTAGCACAAATATTAACATACCTAAACAAACGTTAA
- a CDS encoding M14 family metallopeptidase: MFKTNQPIFKLFWICMCLVSVNIFAQSDYRNNNELTNALKQIKSKHASNVKLQSLTKTIGGHDIWALTLFQGKPENNPAIAIVGGVDGSLLLSREMAVNIAENILNNHKDVLEHTTFYIFPNMSPHASQQYFSSLKYHKLGNAKETDDDRDGLFNEDPFEDLNNDGLITLIRVEDVTGDYVKLKEDERIMVKADAQEGEKGAYKVYSEGIDNDKDGNYNEDGDGGIHFNKNLTYNFPYFKPGAGEHAVSEKEHRALLDFLYEQWNIYAIITLGPTNNLSNPLKYNAANAKKRVVTSILKDDEALNKFISKKYSKITDTKDAPTANGKGGGFFEWSYFHFGKLAMSTPGWWAPKFKGDSTVKAKKNYKANFLQWAEEENLSNHFVDWKEVKHPDFPNKKVEVGGIAPFKMSNPPYNMVGDISTKHTDFVVELTKMQPNISIENVTTEKVDNGLTRVTLNIHNKGLLPTHTEMGKRSRWLRRIKVDLKLNSNQEVVSGRKVQLIDSIDGDSSEELTWLIKGKGSVTIEAGAAHTGTDSTTINLK; this comes from the coding sequence ATGTTTAAAACCAACCAACCAATATTCAAACTTTTTTGGATATGTATGTGTCTCGTTTCTGTAAATATCTTTGCGCAATCAGATTACAGAAATAATAACGAGTTAACAAATGCACTAAAACAAATTAAAAGCAAACATGCTTCAAATGTAAAACTTCAATCATTAACAAAAACTATTGGAGGGCATGACATTTGGGCTTTAACCTTATTTCAAGGAAAACCTGAAAACAATCCAGCAATTGCAATTGTAGGAGGTGTTGATGGGAGTTTATTACTGAGTAGAGAAATGGCTGTAAATATTGCTGAAAATATTTTGAACAACCATAAAGATGTTTTGGAACATACTACTTTTTATATTTTTCCAAACATGAGTCCACATGCTTCTCAACAATATTTCTCTTCACTTAAATATCATAAGTTGGGAAATGCTAAGGAAACTGATGATGATAGAGATGGCCTCTTTAATGAAGACCCTTTTGAAGATTTAAATAACGACGGATTAATTACTTTAATAAGAGTTGAAGATGTCACTGGAGATTATGTGAAGCTAAAAGAAGATGAAAGAATCATGGTTAAAGCCGATGCTCAAGAAGGTGAAAAAGGTGCTTATAAAGTCTATAGTGAAGGGATTGATAATGATAAAGATGGAAACTATAATGAAGATGGAGACGGAGGAATTCATTTCAATAAAAATCTAACTTACAATTTTCCATATTTCAAACCAGGAGCTGGTGAGCATGCTGTTTCTGAAAAAGAACATCGTGCACTTTTAGATTTTCTTTATGAGCAATGGAATATTTATGCAATAATCACTTTAGGTCCAACAAATAATTTATCAAATCCTTTAAAATATAATGCTGCAAATGCTAAAAAAAGAGTAGTGACTAGTATTTTAAAAGACGATGAAGCGTTAAATAAGTTTATTTCAAAAAAATACTCTAAAATTACTGATACCAAAGACGCACCAACTGCCAATGGGAAAGGCGGTGGATTTTTTGAATGGTCTTATTTTCACTTTGGTAAATTAGCTATGAGTACTCCAGGTTGGTGGGCACCAAAATTTAAAGGAGATTCTACTGTAAAAGCAAAAAAGAACTATAAAGCAAACTTTTTACAATGGGCTGAAGAAGAAAATCTGTCTAACCATTTTGTTGATTGGAAAGAGGTAAAACATCCTGATTTTCCAAATAAAAAAGTTGAAGTTGGAGGTATTGCTCCATTTAAAATGTCAAACCCTCCTTATAATATGGTTGGAGATATAAGCACGAAACATACCGATTTTGTTGTTGAACTGACTAAAATGCAACCAAATATTTCTATCGAAAATGTTACTACCGAAAAAGTAGATAATGGTCTTACTAGAGTAACCTTAAATATTCATAATAAGGGACTATTACCAACACATACCGAAATGGGTAAACGCTCGCGATGGTTAAGGCGTATTAAAGTTGATTTAAAACTAAATAGCAACCAAGAGGTAGTTTCTGGAAGAAAAGTTCAACTCATAGACAGTATTGATGGCGACAGTTCAGAAGAATTAACATGGCTAATTAAAGGCAAAGGCTCTGTAACGATTGAAGCAGGTGCTGCACACACAGGAACAGACTCAACAACCATTAATTTAAAATAA